Proteins from a genomic interval of Capsicum annuum cultivar UCD-10X-F1 chromosome 4, UCD10Xv1.1, whole genome shotgun sequence:
- the LOC107867417 gene encoding serine/threonine-protein kinase-like protein At3g51990 — MGFLSCNVESAIATCDSYNFKKNRKTHNHTQRSFKITEFSYSDLHAATNAFSRDNLLGKGSHGYVYKAHLHQYKLIAAVKKSKLAEPPRHSSSNFPAENEIEILSRVYHPRLVNLLGYAVDSKQNKLIVVEFMPNGSLYELLHSDSKPPSWTRRVRFALQIARGVHFLHCSNPPVIHRDIKSSNILIDGNFSARVGDFGLSLRGNVEDVVVKSTPPAGTLGYLDPAYLAPGDLSTKSDVFSFGILLLEIISGRNAIDVNYSPPSVVDWAVPLIKSGQYLEIYDPRIAPPEDDGALRQLAVVAARCVRKTAVKRPAMAEVVEWLKMVYKRMSYPIWNNIGWRVGCVRESTHVAKYEPLDESMEIVKISRIGSRRNRKVSNVTSEELGNVVIGQKIKPVMRSKSIGSLGEIASEPLDLANNNINQTVRRKGGLTVKMPTVRLSKSRSMGMIQSSTRLMNKSNCNGVVVKFVKKPNGKELEESKLLVDMGTEPQKGE; from the coding sequence ATGGGTTTTCTTTCATGCAATGTCGAATCTGCTATTGCCACTTGCGATTCTTATAACTTTAAGAAGAATCGTAAAACACATAACCATACCCAAAGGTCATTCAAAATCACTGAGTTTTCTTACTCTGATCTCCACGCTGCTACGAATGCATTTTCTCGAGACAATCTTCTTGGTAAAGGAAGTCACGGTTACGTATACAAAGCTCATTTACATCAGTACAAGCTCATTGCTGCTGTCAAGAAAAGCAAATTAGCTGAACCCCCACGTCATAGTTCTAGTAATTTCCCAGCTGAAAATGAGATCGAAATCCTCTCTCGAGTGTATCATCCTCGGTTAGTTAACTTGCTGGGATATGCAGTTGATTCAAAACAGAATAAACTGATTGTTGTTGAGTTTATGCCTAATGGTTCTTTGTACGAATTGCTTCATTCTGATTCTAAGCCTCCTAGTTGGACCCGGCGTGTCCGATTTGCGCTGCAGATTGCGAGGGGCGTGCATTTTTTGCACTGTTCGAATCCACCTGTGATTCATAGGGACATTAAATCATCCAATATTCTCATCGACGGGAACTTCAGTGCTCGTGTTGGTGATTTTGGATTGTCATTGAGAGGAAATGTTGAAGATGTGGTTGTTAAAAGTACGCCACCTGCGGGTACTTTAGGGTACCTGGATCCTGCTTATCTTGCACCAGGTGATCTCAGTACGAAATCCGATGTTTTCAGTTTTGGGATTTTGTTGTTGGAAATCATCAGTGGCCGTAATGCCATCGACGTTAACTACAGTCCGCCATCGGTGGTTGATTGGGCGGTGCCACTGATAAAATCCGGCCAGTATTTAGAGATTTATGACCCGAGAATCGCCCCACCGGAGGATGACGGAGCTTTACGGCAGCTGGCGGTGGTGGCGGCGCGTTGCGTACGTAAGACGGCGGTGAAACGGCCGGCGATGGCGGAGGTGGTGGAGTGGCTAAAGATGGTGTACAAACGAATGAGTTATCCAATATGGAATAACATAGGATGGCGCGTAGGGTGCGTGAGAGAGTCAACACACGTGGCTAAATATGAGCCGTTGGATGAAAGTATGGAAATAGTCAAGATCTCGAGGATTGGAAGTAGAAGAAACAGGAAAGTATCCAATGTGACGAGTGAAGAATTAGGAAATGTTGTGATTGGTCAAAAAATAAAACCAGTAATGAGATCAAAATCTATTGGATCACTTGGTGAGATTGCATCAGAACCGTTGGATCTGGCTAACAATAATATTAATCAGACGGTTAGGAGGAAAGGAGGATTGACTGTGAAGATGCCTACAGTAAGGTTGAGTAAGTCAAGATCAATGGGCATGATACAAAGTAGTACAAGGTTAATGAATAAGAGTAATTGTAATGGAGTTGTCGTTAAGTTTGTAAAAAAACCAAATGGAAAAGAATTAGAAGAGTCTAAACTGTTAGTTGATATGGGAACAGAACCCCAAAAAGGAGAGTAA